A DNA window from Halorussus salinus contains the following coding sequences:
- a CDS encoding helix-turn-helix transcriptional regulator has translation MRLLAALLVVLLLVGSGGAGASHSAADRADASQRTQAQAVPVADTETVANATNSTGANVTVREETLMDITLRENGDARWNVTARYLLGDDNETEAFRELAAEYEDGRADFGLTSGPFERIVERVNDSVERSMEIREVGRSAQLRRNGTVGVLSLSFTWTNFTEISDNQIVLGDAFWLGSDTWLPTLGDEQTLTISVPNSYYLSSGSPSGGKIVNGTVLRYEGPQQFERGDFDMTYSPKNTETPTTTPKEGFLPGGSGLWGAVVVFLLLTGSFGAYALAQRRGVDPTPAAEPSSADAPDDDDAGASAAEPRANDDGNALADERASEDESEPEPELLSDEERVLRLLRDNDGRMKQGQIVKETNWSNAKVSQLLSKMDDNDDVDKLRIGRENLITLPDEDVTEMG, from the coding sequence ATGCGGTTACTCGCCGCCCTCCTCGTCGTCCTCCTCCTCGTCGGCTCCGGCGGAGCCGGGGCGAGCCACTCGGCCGCCGACCGAGCCGACGCCTCCCAGCGCACGCAGGCGCAAGCGGTTCCGGTCGCCGACACCGAGACCGTCGCGAACGCCACGAACTCGACAGGAGCCAACGTGACGGTACGCGAGGAGACCCTCATGGACATCACGCTCCGCGAGAACGGCGACGCCCGGTGGAACGTCACCGCGCGATATCTCCTCGGTGACGACAACGAGACCGAAGCCTTCCGCGAACTCGCCGCGGAGTACGAAGACGGCCGCGCCGATTTCGGACTCACTTCGGGACCGTTCGAGCGCATCGTCGAGCGCGTGAACGACAGCGTCGAACGCTCGATGGAGATTCGAGAGGTCGGTCGGTCGGCGCAACTCCGACGCAACGGCACCGTCGGCGTCCTCTCGCTGTCGTTCACGTGGACGAACTTCACGGAGATTAGCGACAATCAGATCGTTCTCGGCGACGCGTTCTGGCTCGGGTCCGATACGTGGCTCCCGACGCTCGGCGACGAGCAGACGCTGACGATATCGGTCCCGAACTCCTACTACCTGTCGAGCGGGAGTCCGTCCGGCGGGAAAATCGTGAACGGCACGGTCCTGCGCTACGAGGGACCCCAACAGTTCGAGCGGGGGGACTTCGATATGACCTACTCGCCGAAGAACACCGAGACGCCCACGACGACCCCGAAGGAAGGATTCTTGCCCGGCGGGTCGGGCCTCTGGGGTGCCGTCGTCGTCTTCCTCCTGCTGACGGGGAGTTTCGGCGCGTACGCGTTGGCCCAGCGGCGCGGCGTGGACCCGACCCCCGCCGCCGAACCCTCGTCGGCGGACGCGCCCGACGACGACGACGCGGGAGCGTCGGCCGCCGAACCGCGGGCGAACGACGACGGTAACGCCCTCGCCGACGAGCGAGCGTCGGAGGACGAATCCGAACCCGAACCGGAACTGCTGAGCGACGAGGAGCGCGTCCTTCGACTCCTCAGGGACAACGACGGGCGGATGAAGCAGGGCCAGATCGTCAAGGAGACCAACTGGTCGAACGCCAAGGTCTCCCAACTCCTGTCGAAGATGGACGACAACGACGACGTGGACAAACTCCGCATCGGTCGGGAGAACCTCATCACGTTGCCCGACGAAGACGTGACCGAGATGGGTTGA